A stretch of the Agromyces larvae genome encodes the following:
- a CDS encoding DUF3566 domain-containing protein yields the protein MSSVADKLARKSTRKPPAKQVRLRLVYIDFWSAVKLSFLVAVCLAVINIVATFLVYTVLNSTEIFDQVNSIVKDVAGSGTDLTAIFSMGNVMGFAIVTSLINLVVTTAIGAIIAVLYNLSVKITGGLLVGFTNN from the coding sequence ATGAGTAGCGTCGCCGACAAGCTCGCGCGCAAGTCGACCCGCAAGCCTCCGGCCAAGCAGGTTCGCCTGCGCCTCGTGTACATCGACTTCTGGTCGGCGGTGAAGCTGTCGTTCCTGGTGGCGGTGTGTCTCGCGGTCATCAACATCGTCGCGACCTTCCTGGTCTACACGGTGCTGAACTCGACCGAGATCTTCGACCAGGTGAACTCGATCGTGAAGGACGTCGCGGGTTCGGGCACCGATCTCACCGCGATCTTCTCGATGGGCAACGTGATGGGCTTCGCCATCGTCACCTCGTTGATCAACCTGGTCGTCACGACCGCGATCGGCGCCATCATCGCGGTGCTGTACAACCTCAGCGTGAAGATCACCGGC
- the gyrA gene encoding DNA gyrase subunit A, whose product MADETELNDEGPGIHGRIDQVDLNLEMQRSYLDYAMSVIIGRALPDVRDGLKPVHRRVIYTMYDGGYRPDRAFSKCTRVIGDVMGQFHPHGDSSVYDALVRLVQPWSLRYPLALGQGNFGSPGNDGAAAHRYTETKMSPLAIEMVRDIEEETVDFQDNYDGRTQEPTVLPSRFPNLLVNGSVGIAVGMATNIPPHNLREVADGALWALEHPDASHEELQEALIHRIKGPDFPTGAQILGQKGIIDAYRTGRGSITMRAVVSVEEIQGRTSLVVTELPYQVNPDNLAIKIADLVKDGKVSGIADIRDESSGRTGQRLVIVLKRDAVAKVVLNNLYKHTQLQENFGANMLAIVDGVPRTLSIDGFITHWIDHQVEVIVRRTEFRLRKAEERMHILRGYLKALDALDEVIALIRRSATVEDAREGLKQLLDIDDLQADAILAMQLRRLAALERQKIHEEADKLELEIADYRDILATPLRQRTIIADELREIVDKFGDERRTHIIPGFDGDMSVEDLIPEEEMVVTVTHGGYVKRTRSDNYRSQHRGGKGVKGAQLRADDVVEHFFVTTTHHWLLFFTDKGRVYRAKTYELQEGGRDAKGQHLANLLELQPDEQIAEILDIRDYGVAEYLVLATRAGLVKKTALKAYDTNRSRGVIAINLNEGDELVSAMLVSERDEILLVSRKGMSLRFEATDEALRPMGRATAGVKGMSFRPGDALLEASVVSSSEATGADAYRDDATGELVSPTDAYTFVVTEGGYAKRTAIEEYRKQQRGGLGIKVAKLSDERGDLAGSLIVSRDDEVLVVLASGKVVRSDVAEVPAKGRDTMGVVFAKFAADDRIIAVAKNSERNLDAEPADPEPTDAEAAEPEAARPAEEE is encoded by the coding sequence ATGGCAGACGAGACCGAACTGAACGACGAGGGCCCCGGCATCCACGGGCGAATCGACCAGGTCGACCTGAACCTGGAGATGCAGCGCTCGTATCTCGACTACGCGATGAGCGTGATCATCGGGCGTGCGCTGCCCGACGTGCGCGACGGCCTGAAGCCCGTGCACCGTCGCGTGATCTACACGATGTACGACGGCGGGTACCGCCCCGACCGCGCGTTCTCGAAGTGCACGCGCGTCATCGGCGATGTCATGGGTCAGTTCCACCCGCACGGCGACTCGTCGGTGTACGACGCGCTCGTCCGGCTCGTGCAGCCGTGGTCGCTGCGCTACCCGCTGGCGCTCGGTCAGGGCAACTTCGGCTCGCCCGGCAACGACGGCGCCGCGGCCCACCGGTACACCGAGACCAAGATGTCGCCGCTCGCCATCGAGATGGTGCGCGACATCGAGGAAGAGACCGTCGACTTCCAGGACAACTACGACGGTCGCACCCAGGAGCCGACGGTGCTGCCGTCGCGGTTCCCGAACCTGCTGGTCAACGGGTCGGTCGGCATCGCGGTCGGTATGGCCACGAACATCCCTCCGCACAATCTGCGCGAGGTCGCGGATGGTGCACTGTGGGCTCTGGAGCATCCGGATGCTTCGCACGAAGAGCTGCAGGAAGCCCTGATCCACCGGATCAAGGGGCCCGACTTCCCGACCGGGGCGCAGATCCTCGGGCAGAAGGGCATCATCGACGCGTACCGCACCGGGCGCGGCTCGATCACGATGCGCGCCGTCGTCAGCGTGGAGGAGATCCAGGGCCGCACCTCGCTCGTCGTCACCGAGCTGCCGTACCAGGTCAACCCCGACAACCTAGCGATCAAGATCGCCGATCTGGTCAAGGACGGCAAGGTCTCGGGCATCGCCGACATCCGCGACGAGTCCTCGGGCCGCACCGGTCAGCGCCTGGTGATCGTGCTGAAGCGCGACGCCGTGGCGAAGGTCGTGCTGAACAACCTCTACAAGCACACCCAGCTGCAGGAGAACTTCGGCGCGAACATGCTCGCGATCGTCGACGGCGTGCCGCGCACGCTCTCGATCGACGGGTTCATCACGCACTGGATCGACCACCAGGTCGAGGTCATCGTGCGGCGCACCGAGTTCCGCCTGCGCAAGGCCGAAGAGCGCATGCACATCCTGCGCGGGTACCTGAAGGCGCTCGACGCGCTCGACGAGGTCATCGCGCTGATCCGCCGCTCGGCGACCGTCGAGGACGCCCGCGAGGGGCTGAAGCAGCTCCTCGACATCGACGACCTGCAGGCCGACGCGATCCTCGCGATGCAGTTGCGCCGGCTCGCCGCGCTCGAGCGCCAGAAGATCCACGAAGAGGCCGACAAGCTCGAACTGGAGATCGCCGACTACCGCGACATCCTCGCGACGCCCCTGCGCCAGCGCACGATCATCGCCGACGAGCTGCGCGAGATCGTCGACAAGTTCGGCGACGAGCGTCGTACGCACATCATTCCGGGCTTCGACGGCGACATGAGCGTGGAAGACCTCATCCCCGAAGAGGAGATGGTGGTCACCGTCACGCACGGCGGGTACGTGAAGCGCACGCGCAGCGACAACTACCGGTCGCAGCACCGCGGCGGCAAGGGCGTGAAGGGTGCGCAGCTGCGCGCCGACGACGTGGTCGAGCACTTCTTCGTCACGACGACGCACCACTGGCTGCTGTTCTTCACCGACAAGGGCCGTGTCTACCGGGCGAAGACGTACGAGCTGCAAGAGGGCGGTCGCGACGCGAAGGGCCAGCACCTGGCCAACCTCCTCGAACTCCAGCCCGACGAGCAGATCGCCGAGATCCTCGACATCCGCGACTACGGGGTGGCCGAATACCTCGTACTCGCGACGCGTGCCGGCCTCGTGAAGAAGACGGCGCTGAAGGCGTACGACACCAACCGTTCCCGCGGGGTCATCGCGATCAACCTGAACGAGGGCGACGAGCTCGTCTCGGCGATGCTCGTGAGCGAGCGCGACGAGATCCTGCTCGTCTCGCGGAAGGGCATGTCGCTCCGATTCGAGGCGACCGACGAGGCGCTGCGCCCGATGGGGCGTGCGACCGCCGGCGTGAAGGGCATGTCGTTCCGTCCGGGCGACGCGCTGCTCGAGGCATCCGTCGTGTCCTCGTCGGAGGCCACCGGAGCCGACGCGTACCGCGATGACGCGACCGGCGAACTGGTCAGCCCCACCGACGCGTACACGTTCGTGGTGACCGAGGGCGGCTACGCCAAGCGCACCGCGATCGAGGAGTACCGCAAGCAGCAGCGCGGCGGCCTCGGCATCAAGGTCGCCAAGCTGAGCGACGAACGAGGAGACCTCGCGGGCTCCCTGATCGTCTCCCGAGACGACGAGGTTCTCGTGGTTCTTGCCAGCGGCAAGGTGGTACGCTCTGACGTCGCCGAGGTGCCCGCCAAGGGTCGCGACACGATGGGCGTCGTCTTCGCGAAGTTCGCGGCCGACGATCGGATCATCGCCGTCGCGAAGAACTCCGAGCGTAACCTCGATGCAGAACCGGCCGACCCCGAACCGACCGACGCTGAGGCGGCAGAGCCCGAAGCGGCCCGACCCGCAGAAGAGGAGTAA